Proteins encoded within one genomic window of Formosa agariphila KMM 3901:
- a CDS encoding TonB-dependent receptor family protein, whose product MKLTPFILLVITFVITSTNPLYAQNISGQIHDNENTPISNVSVLLNNEVIASTDVTGVFIIPDSYQFPLKLKFKHDGYYIKTAKFSKTNSVFKLMPLEKTERLDEVIISSTYQKESKVIIPTTKITAQKFDEYSPIDLTSAINETPGVYIQSGALNTNRIVIRGVGSRTLYGTNKIRAYFNGIPITNGTGTTDIDAYNPEDIENLEIVKGPKATQYGTNLGGTLLLNSKQALAGETYFKSNLTVGSYGLLKNSTSVATANDKFTLNLNYDHLESDGYRDNSNYNRNTVLLTSGYKFNDKNEIGVLINVTDYYAQIPSSIGKTAFEEDSSQAAYTWGSAKGYEDNKQVLAGIHYTHRFSEKFSNTTALFYNYLDHYEPRPFNILDEYTNGYGARTLFAKDFNFIKNEANLSFGAELYKDQYNWKTIENLYESNNGNGSLEGAVLSDNLEKRNNLNVFATVTLPITAKLKAQLGININKTNYDFNDNFNSGESDKSADRDFDPIFAPNLNLNYQFNPNSSAFVNVSRGFNYPSIEETLTPEGIVNPELGPETGFNYEIGGAFYLFNSALHMQVSAYLLDIENLLVADRVGDDQYIGRNAGKTEHKGLELALQYRHNFTTYMYISPYLNAEISANKFVNFVDDTNDYSGNELTGVPDNKINAGIHFGYNNFKINANLLHVGDMPINDANTLYSEAYTLLNAKISYSKNITNRLYIEANAGINNITDKDYASSILINAVGFGNSEPRYYYPGLPRNWYGGIKVGYSI is encoded by the coding sequence ATGAAATTAACACCATTTATACTACTGGTGATTACGTTTGTAATCACCAGTACAAATCCGTTATATGCTCAAAATATTAGTGGTCAAATCCACGATAATGAAAATACACCAATTTCTAATGTAAGTGTTCTTCTAAACAATGAAGTAATTGCTAGTACAGATGTTACAGGTGTTTTTATAATACCTGATTCGTATCAGTTTCCTCTGAAATTAAAATTTAAACATGATGGCTATTACATTAAAACGGCTAAATTTTCTAAAACCAATAGCGTTTTTAAACTCATGCCGTTAGAAAAAACAGAACGTTTAGATGAAGTTATAATATCTTCAACTTATCAGAAAGAAAGTAAAGTTATAATTCCCACTACCAAAATAACTGCACAAAAATTTGATGAATATAGTCCTATCGATTTAACCTCTGCAATAAATGAAACTCCTGGTGTTTATATACAGAGTGGTGCATTAAATACTAACAGAATCGTAATTCGTGGGGTGGGTTCTAGAACACTATATGGTACAAATAAAATACGAGCCTATTTTAATGGTATTCCAATTACCAACGGAACGGGAACTACAGATATTGATGCTTATAATCCTGAAGACATAGAAAATCTAGAAATAGTTAAAGGTCCAAAAGCGACTCAATACGGTACAAATTTAGGAGGTACATTACTACTTAACTCAAAGCAAGCATTAGCTGGTGAAACTTATTTTAAAAGCAACCTGACAGTAGGAAGTTACGGATTATTAAAAAATAGTACTTCTGTGGCCACAGCAAATGATAAATTCACTTTGAATCTTAATTACGACCATTTAGAATCGGATGGTTATCGAGACAACAGCAATTATAACCGAAATACAGTCTTATTAACTTCTGGCTATAAGTTTAATGATAAAAATGAAATAGGTGTCTTAATAAATGTCACCGATTATTACGCTCAAATCCCGAGTTCTATAGGTAAAACGGCATTCGAAGAGGATTCCTCACAAGCTGCTTATACCTGGGGATCCGCTAAGGGATATGAAGATAATAAACAAGTATTAGCAGGTATACATTACACACATCGTTTTTCTGAAAAGTTCAGTAATACAACTGCCTTATTTTACAATTATTTGGACCATTATGAGCCTCGACCATTTAATATTCTCGATGAATATACCAATGGATATGGAGCAAGAACTCTTTTTGCGAAAGATTTTAATTTTATAAAAAATGAAGCTAACTTAAGTTTTGGAGCAGAACTTTATAAAGACCAATACAATTGGAAAACGATAGAGAATCTTTATGAAAGTAATAATGGAAATGGAAGCTTAGAAGGAGCTGTATTGAGTGATAATTTAGAAAAAAGAAACAATCTAAATGTGTTTGCAACGGTTACTTTACCAATTACAGCGAAACTAAAAGCTCAATTGGGAATAAACATCAATAAAACCAATTACGACTTTAACGACAATTTCAATTCGGGTGAATCTGATAAAAGTGCTGATCGCGATTTTGACCCAATATTTGCTCCCAATCTAAATCTAAACTATCAATTTAACCCAAATAGTAGTGCCTTTGTAAATGTTAGTCGTGGTTTTAATTATCCTTCTATTGAAGAAACACTAACACCAGAAGGTATTGTTAACCCAGAATTAGGTCCAGAAACAGGTTTTAATTATGAAATTGGTGGTGCGTTTTATTTGTTTAACAGTGCGTTACATATGCAAGTTTCTGCTTATCTATTAGATATAGAAAATTTACTTGTTGCAGACCGTGTTGGAGACGACCAATACATTGGACGAAATGCAGGAAAAACAGAGCACAAAGGGCTAGAATTAGCGTTGCAATACAGACATAACTTTACAACTTACATGTATATTTCTCCATATTTAAATGCTGAAATTTCAGCAAATAAATTTGTGAATTTTGTCGACGACACTAATGATTATTCAGGAAATGAACTTACTGGAGTCCCAGATAATAAGATAAATGCTGGTATTCATTTTGGATATAACAATTTTAAAATTAATGCTAATCTTCTCCATGTTGGTGATATGCCTATAAATGATGCTAACACATTATATTCTGAAGCTTACACCTTGTTAAATGCAAAAATATCATATAGTAAAAACATTACAAATCGTCTTTATATTGAAGCTAACGCTGGTATAAATAATATTACAGACAAAGACTATGCGTCTTCCATTCTTATAAATGCTGTTGGGTTTGGTAATTCGGAGCCGCGATATTATTATCCTGGTTTGCCTAGAAATTGGTATGGTGGAATAAAAGTTGGATATTCAATTTAA
- a CDS encoding sugar kinase yields the protein MSKKLVTFGEVMMRLSPPGYLKFSQANSFELVYGGGEANVAISCAYLGMKAAHMTRFPDNAIGKAATQFLRKNWLSTDQIIYGDNKLGMYFLEKGAVHRPSVVVYEREGSAFSLIQPGMIDWEDVLKGADWFHWTGITPAISEGAAMSCLEAIRTANKMGIMVSGDINSRKNMWKYGKTMQEVMPELVEHTDIVITSPRGINEMFGLGESKGKFKDSAKALMDAFPRIKRVVGKKRKSISASEQEIQGRIWTGKEYIKTEMFEISHVIDRVGTGDAFAAGLIYGLLHYDDDLDALNFASAACALKHTILGDVNMASLDNVTSLMGGDTSGALKR from the coding sequence ATGTCAAAAAAACTGGTAACATTTGGAGAAGTCATGATGCGTTTATCTCCACCCGGATATCTAAAATTTTCGCAAGCAAACTCTTTCGAACTTGTATACGGAGGTGGCGAAGCAAACGTAGCCATATCGTGTGCCTATTTAGGAATGAAAGCAGCACATATGACACGATTTCCAGATAATGCCATAGGAAAAGCTGCCACTCAATTTTTAAGAAAAAACTGGTTAAGTACCGATCAAATTATATATGGCGACAATAAATTAGGAATGTACTTTCTTGAAAAAGGAGCTGTACACAGACCAAGTGTAGTTGTTTACGAAAGAGAAGGTTCTGCTTTTTCTTTAATACAACCAGGCATGATTGATTGGGAAGACGTATTAAAAGGTGCAGATTGGTTTCACTGGACTGGAATTACACCTGCAATTTCCGAAGGTGCTGCCATGTCTTGTTTAGAAGCCATAAGAACGGCTAACAAAATGGGAATTATGGTATCTGGAGATATAAATTCGAGAAAAAACATGTGGAAATATGGTAAAACCATGCAAGAAGTTATGCCAGAATTGGTAGAACATACCGATATAGTAATTACAAGTCCACGAGGAATTAATGAAATGTTTGGTCTTGGCGAATCAAAAGGAAAATTTAAAGATTCTGCAAAAGCACTAATGGATGCCTTCCCTAGAATAAAACGTGTTGTAGGTAAAAAAAGAAAATCTATAAGCGCTTCCGAACAGGAAATACAAGGACGAATTTGGACAGGAAAAGAATATATTAAAACTGAGATGTTCGAAATCTCTCACGTTATTGACCGTGTTGGGACTGGTGATGCTTTTGCTGCTGGATTAATTTATGGGTTATTACATTACGATGATGATTTAGATGCTCTAAATTTTGCTTCTGCAGCCTGCGCTTTAAAACATACTATTTTAGGAGATGTAAATATGGCGAGCTTAGATAATGTAACAAGTTTAATGGGCGGAGATACGTCTGGAGCCTTAAAAAGATAG
- a CDS encoding YHYH protein codes for MKFNLFKVSILGITVMSLALLSCNSCSSDNSSNTDDSGTDYDGVVVDVESSYFYTEAGGVTITTEPCILSNGSRVDCYKIVTNSMPADHAMGPWCPHNISDGAEAGGIWLEDGEVYDVDGAFIENMATFYNDSNWLMYDANGDVFITDSKEDCINAANPNVSAEYKNFCVECIPSYISDITQTWLIPITPEYQNSGTLFATGPGGAGVDIPSTRGLALNGIEFSAPAPTSNILSAYTLAPFDDAGGHINVHQGYHYHAATGFGTKVEQEDGHAALIGYALDGYGIYELEDVEGNVPTDLDELRGHVDNTRGYHYHVDEAGNNNFINGLRGAYVAY; via the coding sequence ATGAAATTCAACCTTTTTAAAGTATCAATTTTAGGTATAACAGTAATGTCTTTAGCATTGTTAAGCTGTAATTCTTGTAGTAGTGATAACAGTTCGAATACCGATGATTCGGGAACGGATTACGATGGTGTTGTGGTAGATGTAGAATCATCTTATTTTTATACAGAAGCTGGCGGAGTTACTATAACTACAGAACCGTGTATACTTTCTAATGGATCACGTGTAGATTGTTATAAAATTGTAACCAACAGTATGCCTGCCGACCATGCTATGGGACCATGGTGTCCGCATAATATTAGCGATGGAGCCGAAGCAGGAGGAATTTGGTTAGAAGACGGCGAAGTGTACGATGTAGATGGTGCGTTTATAGAAAATATGGCTACATTTTATAACGACTCTAATTGGCTTATGTACGATGCTAATGGTGATGTTTTTATTACCGATAGTAAAGAAGACTGTATTAATGCAGCAAACCCGAATGTAAGTGCTGAATATAAAAATTTCTGCGTAGAATGTATTCCGTCTTATATTTCTGATATTACACAAACGTGGTTAATCCCGATTACCCCAGAATATCAAAACTCGGGAACACTTTTCGCTACAGGACCAGGTGGAGCAGGGGTAGATATCCCTTCTACACGTGGATTAGCATTAAACGGAATTGAATTTTCTGCACCAGCACCAACTAGTAATATATTAAGTGCATACACATTGGCGCCTTTTGATGATGCCGGAGGACATATAAACGTGCATCAAGGTTATCATTATCATGCCGCTACAGGTTTCGGTACTAAAGTAGAGCAAGAAGATGGACACGCGGCTTTAATTGGTTATGCGCTGGATGGTTATGGTATTTACGAATTAGAAGATGTCGAGGGGAATGTTCCAACAGATTTAGATGAATTACGCGGACATGTAGATAATACACGTGGGTATCATTATCATGTAGATGAAGCTGGTAACAATAACTTTATTAATGGATTACGCGGGGCCTATGTTGCTTATTAA
- a CDS encoding PQQ-dependent sugar dehydrogenase, producing MKRNYTVLLCILLISVVGCKTKEEKEMKVSDEQKEIIAQKPADTVQTAIGPLILPKPYATESVRKQNKLVDWPEGQMPTAPEGFTVTKLADGFQNPRWTYFGPNGDMFVCEANTKNSAGKITLLRDKNNDGTIELRETFLSELKQPLGMLIIGNYFYVANTDGLYKYPYSAGQTKLNPTEGKKIVNLPAGGYNNHWTRNIITNNTEDKIYISVGSASNVGEYGMDEEVRRANILVVDLNGENEKIYASGLRNPVGMDWNPVNGELWTAVNERDKIGDNLVPDYVTSVKEGGFYGWPYAYFGSIPDPRLKGEAPDLVAKTIVPDVSVGPHTASLGLTFYDGDSFPEKYKNGVFVGQHGSWNRSVLSGYRVVFIPFENGKPTAEPEDFLTGFIAEDSDTEVYGRPVCVAVTPTGDLLVNDDSGNCIWKVSYTK from the coding sequence ATGAAAAGAAATTACACAGTATTACTATGTATCCTATTAATATCTGTTGTAGGATGTAAAACAAAAGAAGAAAAAGAAATGAAAGTATCTGATGAGCAAAAAGAAATTATAGCTCAAAAACCAGCAGATACGGTACAAACAGCAATTGGTCCTCTTATTTTACCAAAACCTTATGCAACAGAATCTGTTAGAAAACAGAATAAACTAGTCGACTGGCCAGAAGGGCAAATGCCAACTGCTCCAGAAGGTTTTACAGTAACGAAATTGGCAGACGGATTTCAGAATCCACGATGGACTTATTTTGGACCTAACGGCGATATGTTTGTTTGCGAAGCCAATACTAAAAACAGTGCGGGAAAAATCACCTTATTACGAGATAAAAATAATGACGGAACGATTGAGTTAAGAGAAACTTTTCTTTCTGAACTTAAGCAACCTCTAGGAATGCTAATTATTGGAAATTATTTTTATGTTGCCAATACAGATGGTCTTTACAAATACCCATATAGTGCAGGACAAACTAAACTAAATCCTACTGAAGGTAAAAAAATAGTAAACCTTCCGGCTGGTGGTTACAATAATCACTGGACACGAAATATTATTACAAATAATACCGAAGACAAAATTTACATTTCTGTAGGTTCTGCTAGTAACGTTGGAGAATATGGAATGGATGAAGAAGTACGCCGAGCTAATATATTAGTGGTTGATTTAAATGGTGAAAATGAAAAAATTTATGCTAGCGGACTTAGAAATCCTGTAGGTATGGACTGGAATCCTGTTAACGGAGAGCTGTGGACTGCAGTAAACGAACGTGATAAAATTGGAGACAACTTGGTGCCAGATTATGTAACTAGCGTTAAAGAAGGTGGATTTTACGGTTGGCCTTACGCCTACTTTGGTTCTATTCCAGACCCACGACTTAAAGGTGAAGCTCCAGATTTAGTTGCAAAAACAATTGTACCAGATGTATCTGTAGGTCCACATACTGCATCGTTAGGTTTAACTTTTTACGATGGAGATAGTTTCCCGGAAAAATATAAAAACGGTGTATTTGTAGGTCAACACGGTTCATGGAATCGTTCGGTGCTTTCTGGATATCGTGTGGTTTTTATTCCTTTTGAAAATGGAAAACCTACAGCAGAACCAGAAGATTTCCTTACTGGATTTATAGCAGAAGACAGCGATACCGAAGTTTACGGTAGACCAGTTTGTGTTGCCGTTACTCCAACCGGGGATTTACTGGTAAACGACGATTCTGGTAACTGCATATGGAAAGTAAGCTACACTAAATAG
- a CDS encoding DUF6702 family protein, with translation MKTKAFFIFSLLFMSWGAQAHQTNLSSTVLVEQENQKWVLQVSASLTAFEYQIEEYYGKSSYSTPKEFQKLVVDYVRAHVAITLNDNQLAVLTQGMIKLGHETSVTFQLSEMPKDIQLLSVYNGSFSNISRNKGVVYILKEGFNREQFILNNDNNHTVKLRTADSKFELVKQEESKSYSNTWVMAFGVLVVSGFGFLIYK, from the coding sequence ATGAAAACGAAAGCTTTTTTTATTTTCAGTCTGTTGTTTATGTCTTGGGGCGCACAAGCACATCAAACCAATTTGTCGTCTACTGTTTTGGTAGAACAGGAAAATCAAAAATGGGTGTTACAAGTTAGTGCGTCGTTAACGGCATTCGAGTATCAGATAGAAGAATATTACGGAAAATCGTCATATAGCACTCCAAAAGAATTTCAGAAATTAGTTGTCGATTATGTAAGAGCACATGTGGCTATTACACTTAACGACAATCAACTTGCCGTGTTAACTCAGGGTATGATTAAGTTAGGTCATGAAACGAGTGTAACATTTCAACTTTCAGAAATGCCAAAAGATATTCAATTATTAAGTGTGTATAATGGTAGTTTTAGTAATATCTCTAGAAATAAAGGCGTCGTTTATATTTTAAAAGAAGGTTTTAATAGAGAACAATTCATCTTAAATAACGATAATAATCACACCGTTAAATTAAGAACAGCAGATTCAAAGTTTGAATTAGTTAAACAGGAGGAAAGCAAATCGTATAGCAACACTTGGGTTATGGCTTTTGGTGTATTAGTCGTGTCTGGATTCGGATTCTTAATATATAAATAA
- a CDS encoding penta-EF hand family protein: MKKIIVLVALVCSIMACEQKKEKKQDEIMTTKTSAFSRKPQGGEGRKPEGGGPPSFEKLLAEMDSNGDGKLSKSEVKGPLETDFYKLDTDKDGFISKTELEHAPKPERGQRPPKSK, from the coding sequence ATGAAAAAAATTATAGTATTAGTTGCTTTGGTTTGCAGCATAATGGCATGCGAACAAAAAAAAGAGAAAAAGCAAGACGAGATAATGACCACCAAAACCAGTGCGTTTTCAAGAAAGCCACAAGGTGGAGAAGGACGAAAACCAGAAGGTGGAGGCCCGCCAAGTTTCGAAAAATTATTAGCCGAAATGGATAGTAATGGCGACGGGAAACTTTCTAAAAGTGAAGTGAAAGGCCCTTTAGAAACTGATTTTTATAAACTTGATACCGATAAAGATGGTTTTATTTCTAAAACAGAATTAGAGCATGCACCTAAACCAGAACGCGGGCAAAGACCTCCAAAATCTAAATAA
- a CDS encoding EF-hand domain-containing protein, whose amino-acid sequence MKSLQSNIGLLMLLFCLTSVTAVSAQERNNEQKEPPTYAKLLEDLDANEDGKLEESEMKGPLKNNFSKIDSDEDGYISEDEFKNAPKPKGKRK is encoded by the coding sequence ATGAAATCATTACAGTCAAATATCGGATTATTAATGCTATTATTTTGTTTAACTAGTGTAACTGCAGTTAGTGCACAAGAACGAAATAACGAACAGAAAGAGCCGCCAACGTATGCCAAATTATTAGAAGATTTAGATGCTAACGAAGATGGAAAATTAGAAGAATCTGAAATGAAAGGACCTTTAAAAAACAACTTTTCTAAGATAGATTCAGATGAAGACGGATATATCAGTGAGGACGAGTTTAAAAATGCTCCAAAACCAAAAGGTAAAAGAAAATAG